The proteins below are encoded in one region of Campylobacter concisus:
- a CDS encoding DNA-deoxyinosine glycosylase → MSQTHPFKPIFDKNSKILILGSFPSVISRKFGFYYANPQNRFWRVLAGILNAPLPTSTDEKINFLLTSRIAIYDAAISCEIKGSSDAKMTAVSPANLEPIFSGVRIAQVFSNGSKAHEICEKYLKTQILNATGKPPLKLPSTSSANANFSFERLAQEWKVVAGTLKDD, encoded by the coding sequence ATGAGCCAAACCCATCCTTTTAAACCGATTTTTGATAAAAACTCTAAAATTTTAATTCTCGGCTCCTTTCCTTCCGTCATTTCTCGTAAGTTCGGCTTTTACTACGCAAATCCGCAAAATCGCTTTTGGCGGGTGCTGGCCGGGATTTTAAATGCTCCGCTACCTACAAGCACGGATGAAAAGATAAATTTTCTGCTTACCAGCCGTATCGCCATCTACGATGCCGCGATCTCGTGCGAGATAAAGGGCTCGAGCGATGCTAAAATGACCGCCGTCTCGCCCGCAAATTTAGAGCCGATTTTTAGCGGAGTGCGCATAGCGCAGGTATTTTCAAACGGCAGCAAAGCGCATGAAATCTGCGAAAAATATCTAAAAACTCAAATTTTAAACGCAACCGGCAAACCGCCCCTCAAACTACCCTCGACTAGCTCGGCAAACGCAAATTTTAGCTTTGAAAGGCTTGCGCAAGAGTGGAAGGTCGTCGCGGGCACGTTAAAGGACGACTAA
- the nifJ gene encoding pyruvate:ferredoxin (flavodoxin) oxidoreductase, which produces MAKIMKTMDGNEAAAHAAYAFTEVAGIYPITPSSPMADYTDMWAAQGKKNLFGMPVKVVEMQSEGGAAGTVHGSLQVGALTTTYTASQGLLLKIPNMYKIAGQLLPGVIHVSARSIAAQALSIFGDHQDIYACRQTGFAMLASGSVQEVMDIAGVAHLAAIKGRVPFLHFFDGFRTSHEIQKVEVLDYAHFDRLLDREALQKFRDEALNPENPKTRGTAQNDDIYFQTRELANRYYDAVPDIVAEYLKEISKITGRDYKPFNYYGDPHATRIVVAMGSVTQTLEEVVDHLRAKGEKVGVLKVHLYRPFSLKYLFDVMPETVEKIAVLDRTKEPGSLGEPLYLDVKAAFYGRKNQPVIVGGRYGLSSKDVDPAQMLAVFENLNLSEPKNGFTVGIEDDVTFTSLKVGEKISLSDESVKECLFYGLGADGTVGANKNSIKIIGDKTDLYAQAYFAYDSKKSGGYTRSHLRFGKNPIRSTYLVSNPHFVACSVAAYLEIYDVIDGIREGGTFLLNSIWDAEQTVTKLPSKVKKILAVKKVNFYIINATKLAREIGLKNRTNTIMQSAFFKLADIIPFADAQKYMKEYAHKAYAKKGEAIVEMNYKAIDMGADGLVKVAVDPSWVNLTDDASAEEKYVGDEFIEKIVKPINAARGDSLPVSAFVGFEDGHFKSGTTAYEKRGIGVMVPKWIESNCIQCNQCAFVCPHAVIRPFLIDENELATAPQTVQDHVLDAKGKEVKGLKYKIQVSPLDCTGCELCAQICPSKEKSLVMVPLAEEMERHEQENADYLFKKVTYKDDLMSKDSVKGVGFAQPLFEFHGACPGCGETPYIGLVTRLFGDRMIVANATGCSSIYGGSAPSTPYTTNKEGKGVAWANSLFEDNAEFGMGMNVAVETLRHRIEDIMLRTKDAAPNALAALYSDWIAHKNDGDKTTQIAKILTPILEQNLDVEGVKEILELKRYLVKKSQWIIGGDGWAYDIGFGGLDHVLASGENVNVLVLDTEVYSNTGGQSSKSSRAGSIAQFTASGKPMQKKDLGYIAMTYGNIFVAQINSNASQANTIKAIAAAEAYDGPSLVIAYSPCIAHGIKGGMAYSGGQGELATKCGYWPTYVYDPRLIKEGKNPLKMTSKEPDWSLYEEFLLNEVRYNSLKKTNPQHADELLAKNKADAQRRYRQLKRLSLADFSDEIESRAPESAEDASADSVAE; this is translated from the coding sequence ATGGCTAAAATAATGAAAACTATGGACGGAAATGAGGCTGCGGCGCACGCGGCTTACGCTTTTACGGAGGTTGCGGGCATCTACCCGATCACTCCTAGCTCGCCGATGGCCGATTACACCGATATGTGGGCGGCTCAGGGCAAGAAAAATTTATTCGGCATGCCCGTTAAAGTAGTCGAAATGCAAAGCGAGGGCGGGGCTGCGGGCACCGTGCACGGCTCGCTGCAAGTAGGCGCGCTGACTACCACATATACGGCTTCGCAAGGACTTTTGCTAAAAATCCCGAATATGTACAAAATCGCAGGCCAGTTACTACCGGGCGTCATCCACGTGAGCGCGCGCTCTATCGCGGCTCAGGCGCTTTCTATCTTTGGCGATCATCAGGACATCTACGCCTGTCGCCAAACGGGATTTGCTATGCTAGCAAGCGGCTCCGTGCAAGAGGTCATGGATATCGCCGGTGTCGCGCATCTAGCGGCGATCAAGGGTCGCGTGCCGTTTTTGCACTTTTTCGACGGATTTCGCACGAGCCACGAGATACAAAAGGTCGAAGTGCTTGACTACGCGCACTTTGATAGGCTTCTTGACCGCGAGGCGCTACAAAAATTTAGAGACGAGGCGCTAAACCCCGAAAACCCGAAGACTCGCGGTACTGCGCAAAACGACGACATCTACTTCCAGACGCGCGAGCTAGCTAACCGCTACTACGACGCGGTGCCAGATATCGTGGCCGAGTATCTAAAAGAAATTTCAAAAATCACGGGACGCGACTATAAACCGTTTAATTATTACGGCGATCCGCACGCTACGCGCATCGTGGTCGCGATGGGCTCTGTCACGCAAACTCTCGAAGAAGTTGTCGATCACCTGCGCGCAAAGGGCGAAAAAGTAGGCGTGCTAAAGGTGCATCTATACCGTCCGTTTAGCCTAAAATACCTCTTTGACGTAATGCCTGAGACGGTAGAAAAGATCGCCGTGCTAGACCGCACGAAAGAGCCGGGAAGCCTCGGCGAGCCGCTATATCTGGACGTCAAGGCGGCGTTTTACGGACGCAAAAATCAGCCCGTGATCGTGGGCGGACGCTACGGTCTAAGCTCAAAAGACGTCGATCCTGCACAAATGCTAGCCGTCTTTGAAAATCTAAATTTAAGCGAGCCAAAAAACGGCTTTACCGTCGGTATCGAGGACGACGTGACCTTCACCTCGCTAAAAGTCGGCGAGAAAATTTCGCTAAGCGACGAGAGCGTAAAAGAGTGCCTATTTTACGGTCTTGGCGCGGACGGTACCGTTGGGGCGAATAAAAACTCAATCAAAATCATCGGCGACAAAACCGATCTTTACGCGCAAGCGTATTTTGCCTACGACAGCAAAAAATCGGGCGGCTACACGCGCTCGCATCTGCGTTTCGGTAAAAACCCGATCCGCTCGACCTATCTCGTCTCAAATCCGCACTTCGTAGCCTGCTCGGTCGCGGCGTATCTTGAAATTTACGACGTTATAGACGGTATCCGCGAGGGCGGGACGTTCCTGCTAAACTCGATCTGGGACGCCGAGCAGACGGTCACTAAACTGCCGAGTAAAGTAAAGAAAATTTTAGCCGTCAAAAAGGTAAATTTCTACATCATCAACGCTACCAAGCTAGCTCGCGAGATCGGGCTGAAAAACCGTACGAACACCATCATGCAGTCGGCGTTTTTTAAGCTTGCCGACATCATCCCGTTTGCCGACGCGCAAAAATACATGAAAGAGTACGCGCACAAAGCCTATGCCAAAAAAGGCGAAGCGATCGTAGAGATGAACTACAAGGCTATCGATATGGGCGCGGACGGGCTGGTTAAGGTCGCGGTCGATCCTAGCTGGGTAAATTTGACGGATGACGCGAGCGCGGAGGAAAAATACGTCGGCGACGAATTTATAGAAAAAATCGTCAAGCCTATCAACGCCGCCAGGGGCGATAGCCTGCCCGTTTCGGCATTTGTGGGCTTTGAAGACGGACACTTTAAATCAGGCACGACGGCCTACGAAAAACGCGGTATCGGCGTAATGGTGCCAAAGTGGATCGAGAGCAACTGCATCCAGTGTAATCAGTGCGCCTTCGTCTGCCCGCACGCGGTCATCAGACCGTTTCTCATCGACGAAAATGAGCTCGCCACCGCGCCGCAAACCGTGCAAGATCACGTCCTAGACGCCAAAGGCAAAGAGGTAAAAGGGCTAAAATACAAAATCCAAGTTAGCCCTCTAGACTGCACGGGCTGCGAATTGTGCGCTCAAATTTGCCCGAGCAAGGAAAAATCGCTCGTCATGGTGCCGCTAGCCGAGGAGATGGAGCGACACGAGCAGGAAAACGCCGATTATTTATTTAAAAAAGTAACCTACAAAGACGACCTGATGAGCAAAGATAGCGTCAAGGGCGTGGGCTTTGCGCAGCCGCTATTTGAGTTTCACGGCGCATGTCCCGGATGCGGCGAGACGCCTTATATCGGGCTTGTTACGAGACTATTTGGCGACCGTATGATCGTGGCAAACGCCACCGGTTGTAGCTCGATTTACGGCGGCAGCGCGCCTTCGACGCCTTATACGACGAACAAAGAGGGTAAGGGCGTAGCGTGGGCGAATTCGCTATTTGAGGATAACGCGGAGTTTGGCATGGGTATGAACGTCGCGGTAGAGACGCTGCGCCACCGCATCGAAGACATCATGCTGCGCACCAAAGACGCCGCGCCAAATGCCCTAGCCGCGCTATACTCCGACTGGATCGCGCATAAAAACGACGGCGATAAAACGACGCAAATCGCTAAAATTTTAACGCCGATTTTGGAGCAAAATTTAGACGTAGAGGGCGTGAAAGAAATTTTAGAGCTAAAAAGATATCTCGTCAAAAAATCCCAGTGGATCATCGGCGGCGACGGCTGGGCCTACGACATCGGCTTTGGCGGTCTTGACCACGTGCTAGCTAGCGGCGAGAACGTAAACGTGCTCGTACTTGACACCGAAGTCTACTCAAACACCGGCGGTCAAAGCTCAAAATCAAGCCGCGCAGGCTCCATAGCGCAGTTTACGGCCTCCGGTAAACCGATGCAGAAAAAAGATCTAGGCTACATCGCGATGACCTACGGAAACATCTTCGTAGCTCAAATCAACTCAAACGCGAGCCAAGCAAACACGATAAAAGCCATCGCCGCAGCCGAGGCCTACGACGGACCTAGCCTCGTGATAGCGTATTCGCCGTGTATCGCGCACGGTATAAAAGGCGGCATGGCCTACTCCGGAGGTCAAGGCGAGCTAGCGACCAAGTGCGGCTACTGGCCGACCTACGTCTACGATCCGCGCCTAATCAAAGAGGGTAAAAATCCGCTCAAAATGACCTCAAAAGAGCCGGATTGGTCGCTTTACGAGGAGTTTTTGCTAAACGAGGTTCGCTACAACTCGCTTAAAAAAACTAACCCGCAGCACGCGGACGAGCTGCTAGCTAAAAACAAAGCCGACGCGCAAAGACGCTACCGCCAGCTAAAACGCCTAAGCTTGGCTGACTTTAGCGACGAGATCGAGTCTAGAGCGCCTGAAAGCGCCGAGGATGCCTCTGCCGACAGCGTAGCCGAGTAG